The nucleotide window TTAGAAGGCCGTTGCTCTATCCAGCTGAGCTACCGGGGCTTCTTACAAGTCGAAAGGTAATACAACTTAATGCCGCTGGAAATATCCATCTATACAATATACAAGTCAATATGGCCAGGCAGCTCGATGCTCAATCGATGACCCGGCGATATTGACGGTGAGTATTAAAGAGGGATTTCCTGGTAGGTGACAAGCCCGGCTCCTTCCTGGAAGGAGCAAAAAATGATTTCCAAAGAAGAGCGCATCTGAATAGATTCGGGTCGATTTATCAAATAGCCCATGGTGATGAGCAGCAAGCAATTGGACCGGAAGGCTGATTGGCCAGCCGTCCAGCGATGTGAAAAGGCGACCACTTGCGCAAATTGACCGGTAAGCTCCGGATCCTGGCCTGGTCAGCGGTGGCGCTTTTCCCCATCCCGGCTGCCGCCCAAATACTGGCGTACGTTGGTTCCGACAGCGTTACCCTGGCGGCCTTCTCACAGCGATACCAGGACTACCTTGACCGGTCCGCTCAGACGGACTCCCTCCAGACCAGATACGATGTCCTGCAGCAGATGGTAGAGGAAGCGATCTGCACCCAGTTTGGCCGCGATCACGGCCTGGACCGTAATCCCGCTATCCTTCGAGCTGGCCGCCTGGCCTGGAGAGAGGTCCTGCTCATCGCTGTGGCCCAAGGTCAGTTTGCCGATGAGGTGACCGTTCCGCCCGATGAGATTGAGGCCGAATACCGCTATCGAAACACGGCCCTGCTGACCCGCTACCTTACCCTGCCTGACAGCCTCACTGCCGTTGATTATCTGCAGCAGCTTGACGTCGGAGAGCCGTTCGAATCGCTGGCCCTCCAGGCCTGCGACTCGGCTTCGCTGCTGGACCGGCCCGGTGAGCTGGGCTGGAAGTTCCCCCAGCAATTGGATTCCACCTACGGCCGCCGTGCTTACCGGTTGACCCCAGGCCAGTGTTCGGAGCCGCTGAGAACCACCGCGGGGTACCAGATCATCCAGCTGCTAGGCAAGGAGTTTCGGCCAGACCACGGCCACTTCGAGCGAGTCAAGTATCAACAGCAAATCGCCGCCCAGCTGCGACCGTCGAAATTCGCTGATACTGCCCGGAATGTCCTTGAGCAATGGGCGAGCAGTCTGCCGTATGCCTGGCGCCGAAGGGGACTCAGGAAAATACTCCGCTCCGGTATCCTGGACGATCCTATCGAATCATCGTTTGCCGACCCGGCGGCGGCCAATCTGGCCCCGGAAGTACTGTTCACCCTGTCCGACGAACCCTATACCTTTGATTGGCTTCTCTCCCGCCTGGACCTGCTGCTACCTGAGGAAAGAGCAGCTGTCACCAACGAGAAAATCCTGAAGGAACTGGTCCAGAAGCTCTTCATGTGGGACGAGCTGTATGAATTGGCAATCGCTCTACCCCAAGCCGACTCACTCCTGACAGCCGCCGACAGCTTACAGCAGGCGACAACCTGCCGGGCCGTACGGGTCTCGCTCCAGGCCCAGCTGCTCAGGCAGGTCGTGCCGCCTGAGGATTCACTGCGGCAGTTCCTCGCCGATCACCACGTACGCTATACCACTCCCGCGTTGGCAAACCTGGAAGAGATCGTGGTGCGAGACTCAGCCCTGGCTCTATCTCTCAGAGATTCGCTCCTGACAGGAAACTTTGACTTTGCCCCCCTGGCCCGTCGCCACACACAGCGCGAATGGGCCCGGATCACGGGCGGCAGGCTGGGCTGGGTGCCGTTAAGGATTTATGGGCCAGCTGGGGCGGCATTAGTGAAAGCAGCTACGAAGAATCCCAACCAACTGGTCGGCCCCTTACAGGTGGGCGATTATTATATCCTGGCGCAGCTTAAGGGCTACCGGGTGGAGAAGATGCCTTCTTTTGAGACTCTCCAGCCGCGCCTTCGCCAGCACTGGATCACAGCCAATCGGCCTCGGCTCCTGCGGGAAGCGATACAGCGGTTTCAAACCACGATCTACCCTACCGTCATCGATTCCAGTCTTGTCAGCCGACTCGAAATCGACGTAGGGGGGCTAGGCGTACTTCCAGCCGTGCCGGACTCACTACAATCCTACCCCGCTCCGACAGACACCGTCGGCGCTGCCCAACAAACCACTCCCCCAGCGCGCCCGGATTCTTCTCAGAGTGATCTTACCCCCGCCGATCCCGAATAGAGTCACACGCTACCCTATCCTGCTGATACCTGCTGAATACTGGGTGTGATGCCCCACCGGACAATGCCACTGAGTATCTGCCGATCAACCTCCTTATCAGCACCCATTTTTTCCCAGGTGCCAAATACCTGCCCAGCGATAGGCGCCGCTCGGGACCAGAACATGCTTTTACAGGGTAACCCTGATCTTATAGATCAGGACCACCTCTTCCCCGGCAGGAACCTTCACAGTGAACTTGGCGGTAAAGGCATCCTCTTTAACATAGTCATGGGACTTTTCTCTTATCTGCCACTCCCCGGGAAAATGGGCAAGCACCTCGATGGCCACGTCCTCCTCCTGCTTCCGATTACGCAGACTCACTTCAAAGGTACTCTCGTGGCGCCGCGTCCAGCGGTCACTGAGATCCTTATATTCGGTCTGCTTAACTTCACATACCAAATCAAACGCTGTGCCAAGGGTAACCTTCACTTCCTCATCGCGCGGGGTATGTGCGATGCGGTCCTCACCGGCGAACTGAAGCGTGCCAGCCTGGTCCTCACTGTAGATCCTGATAATGCCGCCCGGGAGAGGTTCGCCAAGATGGTTGGCCTGAGTGTTGGCAAACCTCAACCGCACATTCACCGGCAGCTCATTTTCCCCTGGCACGTTACCTGTGCCGAAGTGAGAGGGGATGTCCACCGAATAGTGCCGCTCAAGAACGATCCCCGACCGACTCAGGAGCTCCACCTGCTTCTGCTGGTTCTGCTTCAAGGTCGTCTTCCACGGGATGGTGTAGAGATGGTACTCCATAAAGGCTTCTTCGCGGACCTCCATCTCAGCAGCCTCCATGGCAAGAGTTTTCTTCGCAAGCCGCGGCCGCACTTCTGGCATGACGCGGTGCACGTCACCCGCCACAAGTTTGACGGAGGCCTCCGGATAGGCAATGCCGCTCTGGTTATTCAGGGTGATCCAACCGGTAAGATCACCCGCAGTCGCATCCTGGTTCACCTTCAGCACGTAATCGGCCTTCCATACCAGGCCCCCGGAAAGGTAACTCACCTGAACGGTATGCTGCCCCTTCTCGCCTTCCACCAGCCAGCGCAAACTGGGCCGGGCCACCAGTTCCGCCGGTACTTCCGACAGAATCACGTGGCCGGGATGCTTGATATGAATTTCCTTACCTACCTGATACAGCGGACCCTCGTTGAGGGACAGCAGCGTGGCCGTCTGCCGGTCAACCACCTTGTTGTCGCTGTCGTAGGTGACCAGCCTAACCGACTTGCCGACATACTTAGCAAGCAAGGTGGAGGGCGAGAGGAGGTCGTACTCGTAATTCTGCTCCAGCACGACCCACTCCCGCTGAGGCGTGAGGCTCACTGGCAGAACGGTCTCCGCCTGCACCCTGGCCGCCACGTCCTCCAGCAGGACTTCCAACCGGCCACCTTTAGCCAGCTCAAAGGTGCGCGTGTCTTTCACCAGACCGATGTTGCTGCTATAGATGGTAACCTCCAGGCCGGTACGAGTATCGGCGCCAATAGTGAGCTGGGATTGACCCCACAACACCGATATCAATAAAAGCGCCGGAAACCACTTGAACAAATCTTTCATTGGAAACTCCTTGTCAACTCCTATATTGTAGGTGCACGGCAGGCACTCTACAAG belongs to Candidatus Neomarinimicrobiota bacterium and includes:
- a CDS encoding peptidylprolyl isomerase, producing the protein MRKLTGKLRILAWSAVALFPIPAAAQILAYVGSDSVTLAAFSQRYQDYLDRSAQTDSLQTRYDVLQQMVEEAICTQFGRDHGLDRNPAILRAGRLAWREVLLIAVAQGQFADEVTVPPDEIEAEYRYRNTALLTRYLTLPDSLTAVDYLQQLDVGEPFESLALQACDSASLLDRPGELGWKFPQQLDSTYGRRAYRLTPGQCSEPLRTTAGYQIIQLLGKEFRPDHGHFERVKYQQQIAAQLRPSKFADTARNVLEQWASSLPYAWRRRGLRKILRSGILDDPIESSFADPAAANLAPEVLFTLSDEPYTFDWLLSRLDLLLPEERAAVTNEKILKELVQKLFMWDELYELAIALPQADSLLTAADSLQQATTCRAVRVSLQAQLLRQVVPPEDSLRQFLADHHVRYTTPALANLEEIVVRDSALALSLRDSLLTGNFDFAPLARRHTQREWARITGGRLGWVPLRIYGPAGAALVKAATKNPNQLVGPLQVGDYYILAQLKGYRVEKMPSFETLQPRLRQHWITANRPRLLREAIQRFQTTIYPTVIDSSLVSRLEIDVGGLGVLPAVPDSLQSYPAPTDTVGAAQQTTPPARPDSSQSDLTPADPE
- a CDS encoding DUF4139 domain-containing protein is translated as MKDLFKWFPALLLISVLWGQSQLTIGADTRTGLEVTIYSSNIGLVKDTRTFELAKGGRLEVLLEDVAARVQAETVLPVSLTPQREWVVLEQNYEYDLLSPSTLLAKYVGKSVRLVTYDSDNKVVDRQTATLLSLNEGPLYQVGKEIHIKHPGHVILSEVPAELVARPSLRWLVEGEKGQHTVQVSYLSGGLVWKADYVLKVNQDATAGDLTGWITLNNQSGIAYPEASVKLVAGDVHRVMPEVRPRLAKKTLAMEAAEMEVREEAFMEYHLYTIPWKTTLKQNQQKQVELLSRSGIVLERHYSVDIPSHFGTGNVPGENELPVNVRLRFANTQANHLGEPLPGGIIRIYSEDQAGTLQFAGEDRIAHTPRDEEVKVTLGTAFDLVCEVKQTEYKDLSDRWTRRHESTFEVSLRNRKQEEDVAIEVLAHFPGEWQIREKSHDYVKEDAFTAKFTVKVPAGEEVVLIYKIRVTL